In Corynebacterium matruchotii, a single genomic region encodes these proteins:
- a CDS encoding cysteine desulfurase produces MTSFHNPDGTLNEAAIRAEFPILSRTVRGNKPLVYLDSGATSQRPLRVWRAEEDFVLGHNAPVHRGAYQLAEEATDAYEQARADIAAFVGAADEEIAFTKNATEALNLVAYTLGDQLTAGDTVVVTELEHHANLVPWQELCRRTGATLKWYTTTEDGRIDMDSLELDDTVKVVAFTHQSNVTGAVTDVPTLVARARAVGALVVLDACQSVPHMPVDFHALDVDFAAFSGHKMCGPTGVGALYGKAERLAQLPPFLTGGSMIEIVTMDKSTFAPPPQRFEAGTQMTSQVVGLGAAVGFLREIGMANIAEHEHRLTAYALEKLQEIPGVTIVGPTTADARGAAISFLVDGIHPHDLGQVLDDHGVSIRVGHHCAWPIHRSLGVQSTARASFYFYNTFPEVDALASAVRAAREFFGVH; encoded by the coding sequence ATGACTAGTTTTCATAACCCAGATGGCACACTCAACGAGGCAGCCATCCGCGCGGAATTCCCCATCCTGTCCCGCACCGTCCGGGGGAATAAACCCCTGGTGTACCTCGATTCCGGGGCGACCAGCCAGCGGCCACTGCGGGTGTGGCGGGCGGAGGAAGACTTCGTACTCGGCCATAACGCCCCAGTGCATCGGGGCGCATACCAGTTGGCGGAAGAAGCCACCGACGCCTACGAACAGGCCCGCGCCGACATTGCAGCGTTTGTGGGTGCGGCCGACGAGGAGATCGCGTTCACCAAAAATGCCACCGAAGCACTGAACCTGGTGGCGTACACGCTGGGTGATCAGCTCACGGCGGGGGACACCGTTGTGGTCACGGAGCTGGAGCACCACGCAAACCTGGTGCCGTGGCAGGAGCTATGCCGCCGCACCGGTGCGACACTGAAATGGTATACCACCACCGAAGACGGCCGTATCGACATGGATTCCCTGGAATTGGACGACACTGTGAAAGTGGTAGCGTTCACCCACCAGTCGAATGTGACCGGGGCGGTTACGGATGTGCCAACCCTGGTGGCACGAGCCCGCGCGGTAGGCGCCCTGGTGGTGTTGGACGCCTGCCAGTCCGTACCGCACATGCCGGTGGATTTCCACGCCCTGGATGTGGACTTCGCGGCATTCTCCGGCCATAAAATGTGCGGACCCACCGGGGTGGGGGCGCTCTACGGGAAGGCGGAGCGGCTGGCGCAACTGCCCCCGTTTTTGACCGGCGGATCCATGATCGAAATCGTGACAATGGACAAAAGCACCTTCGCGCCCCCACCGCAACGTTTTGAGGCCGGCACCCAAATGACCAGCCAGGTTGTGGGCTTGGGCGCGGCAGTCGGGTTCCTCCGGGAAATCGGCATGGCGAACATTGCCGAGCACGAACACCGACTGACCGCCTACGCGTTGGAAAAGCTCCAGGAAATTCCCGGAGTGACGATCGTGGGCCCCACCACCGCCGACGCGCGGGGTGCCGCCATTAGCTTCCTTGTCGACGGCATCCACCCGCACGACCTCGGCCAGGTCCTCGACGACCACGGCGTGAGCATCCGGGTAGGGCACCATTGTGCCTGGCCCATCCACCGGAGTCTAGGAGTGCAATCCACCGCCCGTGCATCGTTCTACTTCTACAACACTTTCCCGGAAGTGGATGCGTTAGCGTCGGCGGTGCGGGCCGCCCGGGAATTTTTCGGAGTGCATTAG
- the sufU gene encoding Fe-S cluster assembly sulfur transfer protein SufU produces MNLESMYQEVILDHYKNPTHAGLKAPFDAEVHHVNPSCGDELTLRVKLSDDKQTVVDVSYEATGCSISQASVSVMAEEIVGKPLPEALDKLAEFEKMITSRGHYAGDDEIIGDGIAFSGVSQYPARVKCALLGWKAFQAAAAESMEEQE; encoded by the coding sequence GTGAACCTTGAATCCATGTACCAGGAAGTCATCCTGGACCACTACAAGAATCCCACGCACGCAGGGCTGAAGGCTCCCTTTGATGCCGAAGTGCACCATGTGAACCCTTCCTGCGGCGACGAACTCACCCTCCGGGTGAAGCTTTCCGACGATAAACAGACCGTGGTTGATGTGTCCTATGAAGCTACCGGCTGTTCCATCTCCCAAGCGTCCGTGTCCGTGATGGCGGAGGAAATCGTCGGCAAGCCCCTGCCGGAAGCGCTGGACAAGCTGGCGGAATTTGAAAAAATGATCACCTCCCGCGGCCACTACGCGGGTGACGACGAAATAATCGGGGACGGCATCGCCTTCAGTGGGGTGTCACAATACCCGGCACGTGTGAAATGCGCCCTGCTGGGCTGGAAAGCATTCCAGGCAGCGGCGGCGGAATCGATGGAGGAACAGGAATGA
- a CDS encoding metal-sulfur cluster assembly factor, with amino-acid sequence MTEENGIPTRTDLADIPEQTPEDKRKRDEVEECMRDVIDPELGINVVDLGLVYSIWIENGVDAHIEMTLTSPACPLTDVLEEQAQEAVVGSGVVENLTLDWVWMPPWGPNMITEEGREQLRALGFNV; translated from the coding sequence ATGACAGAGGAAAACGGCATCCCAACCCGCACCGACCTGGCGGACATTCCGGAACAAACCCCGGAAGACAAGCGGAAGCGGGACGAGGTTGAGGAGTGCATGCGGGACGTTATCGACCCCGAATTAGGCATCAACGTCGTAGACCTGGGGTTGGTTTACAGCATTTGGATCGAAAACGGTGTGGACGCGCACATTGAGATGACCCTGACCAGCCCTGCTTGCCCGCTCACCGACGTGCTGGAAGAGCAGGCGCAGGAAGCCGTGGTGGGCAGCGGCGTGGTGGAAAACCTCACACTGGACTGGGTGTGGATGCCCCCGTGGGGGCCGAACATGATCACCGAGGAAGGGCGGGAACAATTGCGCGCCCTCGGCTTCAACGTTTAG